One window of the Lactobacillus sp. PV034 genome contains the following:
- a CDS encoding prenyltransferase, producing the protein MKNRKDGYLELIDPMTLINTFAPWLLGILYTLYNYHVFNLWLSVEMLVASAFLQLALNMNDDFWDNRKSKALGINDPQNPISSYGLNKKLVLSLIIGFLLVSMGFAFAIGFQTNLIIWIVGIFCYVVAIGYSTGRHSISGTPYGEGLAGIAMGFGIFFVTAFLNINNVYPLDWNFAWKAMLASGVSVACTFNLLLANNISDAEPDIAHGRQTIVSYLGIRKSCYLLAAVYVIGYFASIIATVVGCIPWTVLVIELFIIPYLVKQVKFIFRKQIKQVSFAKILNTNILLSFGQILGLVIWLIA; encoded by the coding sequence ATGAAGAATAGAAAAGATGGATATTTAGAATTAATTGATCCGATGACCTTGATTAATACTTTTGCACCATGGTTATTAGGAATTCTGTATACTTTGTACAATTATCATGTATTTAACTTATGGTTAAGTGTAGAAATGTTAGTTGCGTCCGCATTTTTACAATTAGCTTTAAATATGAATGATGATTTTTGGGATAATCGTAAGTCAAAGGCCTTGGGAATTAATGACCCTCAGAATCCAATCAGTAGTTATGGTTTAAACAAAAAATTAGTTTTATCTTTGATTATCGGATTTTTATTGGTTTCAATGGGATTTGCTTTTGCCATTGGATTTCAAACTAATTTAATTATTTGGATAGTTGGTATTTTTTGCTACGTGGTCGCAATCGGTTATTCAACTGGTAGGCATTCAATTTCTGGCACTCCTTATGGTGAAGGACTTGCTGGGATAGCCATGGGGTTCGGAATATTTTTTGTAACTGCATTTTTGAATATTAATAATGTTTATCCATTAGATTGGAATTTTGCCTGGAAAGCTATGCTTGCTTCTGGTGTCAGCGTGGCATGTACTTTTAATTTGCTATTAGCCAATAATATTTCTGATGCTGAACCTGATATTGCTCATGGGCGTCAAACAATTGTTAGTTATTTAGGAATCAGAAAAAGTTGCTATTTGCTAGCTGCGGTTTATGTAATCGGATATTTTGCTTCAATCATAGCTACTGTCGTGGGATGTATCCCTTGGACTGTACTTGTGATTGAATTATTCATAATTCCATATCTAGTCAAACAAGTAAAATTCATCTTTCGTAAACAGATTAAACAAGTTTCATTTGCCAAAATCTTAAATACCAATATTCTATTATCTTTTGGACAAATTCTAGGATTGGTAATTTGGCTT